The nucleotide sequence ACAGGAATAAGGTGGTATATTGGGATGATAAATTAAGGGCAAAAGCAACTAAATCAAATTACTTGAACGAACATATGTGCTGGgggaatatattttaattcttccaTTTATTGCTTCTTAATTAGTCCATAACTCAGAAGGTTAAAAACACCATAGACAAGtgacattttatgaaataaaatctttaaaatgtgctttttctGATAGTGGCGCTCGATGTGATGGtattcagtaattttttaaaaatttttatttatttattgttaacaTGCTTggaaataggaaaagaggctgcATCAGAAAAGtgcagtacatttttaaaaaaataaatttatttaatttatttttatttttggctgctttgtgtctttgttgctgcccgcgggcttttctctagttgtggtgagcgggggctactcttagttgtggtgcgcgggcttctcattgcggtggcttctcttgttgtggctcgcggcctcgaggcgtgcaggctcagtagttgtggcgcacaggcatagctgctccgcgacatgtgggatcttcctgcaccagggctccaccctgtgtcccctgcatcggcaggcggattcttaactttgccaccagggaagccccagtacttttattattaaatccaccttggggcttccctggtggtgcagtggttgagaatctgcctgctaatgcaggggacacgggttcgagccctggtctgggagggtcccacatgccgcggagcaactgggcccgtgagccacaactactgagcctgcgcgtctggagcctgtgctccgcaacaagagaggccgcgatagtgagaggcccgcgcaccgtgatgaagagtggcccccgcttgctacaactagagaaagccctcgcacagaaacgaagacccaacacagcaaaaataaataaataaattaataaactcctacccccaacatctaaaagaaaagaaagttataaatCCATCTCGTCTCCTTTTATGTGACTCCTTGCCAGAAAAGAAATGGCCTAAGAATTTCCACGTGCCTGATTTGACATTTGTAAGAAGTCTTATAGTACTTTGATTTCACAAATATATTACCCAAAGTAACAGGTTTTTATAACCCTTGCCCTTTAAGGAGCCCAAAACTAATCTCAGAGGGAAATGACAAACCttgcaaaaaattataaatattatttctctccCCTATATTGTCTTGTGGTGTCGCTTAACTGAAACTCCCCAGTCTGTGACCTTGAGAAACCTAGAGAGCTAAACAGGAGGAGTAGAATATTGAAGGTTGTCCCCTCCACAGCTACCCAAAAAGGGGACAAATATTCATTATAACAGGTAAGTGTTTTTACAATTATGGCAGATGGTGATTGAAGCAAAGGCAATTCAGAAGGGGAGACACAGAAAGCAATAATTTTGAATGTTTGGCATTTGTTTTGAAACTACCTTACTACCCTACACCCTTTACCATCTGTCTGTTATCCCTCCCAACACCCACCTCTGTCTTCCCACAGGGCTCCATTGTCTGCAGTTCCTGTTTCTCAGGGGCGGAGCTGTGGGAGGCAGCCATGGGTGCCATAATAGGCACCTGCGGCCAGCACAATGGGCTGTGGGTGCTTGTGGGAGAGACAGATTGATGTATTGTGCATGGGGGAGGAGGGCTGTCACTTGAATCCATGTGAACCCAGGCTTTAGGGGCAAGGGAGATTGACAGCTTTTGTaggttgcatttctttttcaaagcTTGGCTTTAATAGACAGTAAGTTTGGGGCCCCAGGCTTTCACTCCCATAATTCTAACAGGGCAATCACGAGTATTCAGCATTTCTTTTTACCCCCCTTGTTACGCATTAAATGATTTCAGTAAAGGAATGTGCAGCATTAATTAGAATTTGTTAGCAGATACCAAGGGGAAAAGTTTCTTCACAACAACTATAGGAGGTGTCATTTGTACAaagacttttttgttttctttccccattACATTATCACTGCAATATGTAAGGTAGtgattcttttcatttaaattaagtgGAAAGCTACTAAATCTTGTTTTATTCTCCAAAAAGAATAAGGTCCTTAACACTTAtcttttaacttctttcatttcCTAAGGTTggtgtttacttttgctttcagCCCGACCCATGTACTGATCTGTGTGGTTGTGTATCCAGTTTTGTGTGCCATTCAGCTCTTACAATTACAGGCAACCAAATACTGATATGTAAGGATTGCTTCAGGTGAAAATAGCTACCAGTAATATTGAAAATCATTGACACACTGGGTCCCTTTTTAGTAATGGTACATTGAGAACTGCCAAAAATTAGACTCCTAGGTTTGTGTCCTAACTTATTTCCTAAAACTAATTTTCCCTACTTGATATTTAACCTTAGCTATGACATCAGATTCATGGAAGAATGGGGCAGTGGccaaggaatatttttttcctatagaaaACTCATTCCTAAACTGTGTCAGTATTTTAAACATCAAAAGTACTTCCATCGAAACACACACAGATAGCATCATTTCCTTACAGCTAGTTAAGATgatcttttttttggtttggttttgtttccattttctattctttttttaaattcctcacATTTTAGACGTTTATAGGAGAAAAACCTCAGATAGGTTATCTTGTAAACACACTCTTTGCAATCCGAGGCActgataaaacattaaaaaattttggtGTGATTTTTCTGAATTCTCTCTCGTATAAAATCATTTTCTCTATGGAAGGAGTTGGAGGCTAATTGAATTAGAATTTTTCCCGTTCagttgttttatttaaatgtgtTAAGGGCAACAGTGAAAAATATTGATTAAGTCTACCATTATTTCTCAGAAAGAACATATTCCCACACAGTTGTCTGGCTCTGTCTATTATAATACTTTGGTGCAATGGTTTAAAAAGTAGTGGGGTGATAATAATTAGGGTGTGCGACACAGAAATTTCAATGCTGGATTCAACATTTCACCATGCAGGGCAGGAAAATTGCCGACCGGGGCTAGTCAGCTCTAAGtactaattaactaattaatcagGTGCTGAAACCAAATGAATGGAGGATACCAGCCAGGCAACTCAAGCCCAAGCAGAGGGTTGTTCTCTTTCAGACAGTGCAGTCTTTCTTCTTGGTTTTTAACCCAATCACAAATGAGGGGAGAAAATAAGATATGGTGTCCTACTGTCGGTCATTTCGGTCCAAGTTTTTTActtagagaagataaaataaaagcatgtgCCTCTTATAATAACTGTGAGGCACCATGTACAGGGCAATCTTAAAGCTCTAGCAAACCTGCTATCTCCTTGACCATGAACTGTTTCAGGGCTGGTATATGTGGGTGTGTGTAGGGCAGTGGGGGGAGAAGGCTCTGCCTTCTTGGGAGTTTtcttctacaatttttttttaacataggagAATGAGAAACGTATTCCTCCTTTTTGGGCTGATCTTAGGTCTTTTGCCTCATCCCTCGTTTATGTAAATGAGAAGAGTCCAATTACACGTATGGAAAAAGGGTTTAATGAATCGTGAAAAAGCCCGGTTTGCAGAGAAAGGGCACaatcccttcttcttcttcttcttcttcttcttcttcttcttcttcttcttcttcttcttcttctcttttataTTTAACTTAGAAACATGTATATCTTTCAAGAAAGATGAAGCTTaatgtttatatcatttttatatactaattTTCATATTTGGGAATTATTAAGCATATTTTGCTAGAAGATTTAGCTTCCTTTATCTTTGGAAGGCTTTCTGGAGACTTAGCAAATATTCTACAACAAAAATTgcaaaactttttttctaaaattaaaaaaaattactttggtTCCTCCTATTTTTGCTGTTATTCTTAGCTTAGTGATTTTTCTTAACACAGTTTGATCTGGAATTGTCTGCAATGAAAAAAGGACTGCATCATTACAAGGGGTTGTAACTGAACCCAAGGAAAAGACTTCAGTATCACATACAGTTTTAGCTCAATTTTGGTATTCTTATGGTGTTTTAAGTAGCTAGAATTTTTGGAGTGTTGTAAAttaggtaaactttttttttttctttcctaaaaggcACTGAATTTTACACTGGAGCAGAAAATCCCGCGTTTGGGatttcattttcctgttttctttcctcttactTCTTCATCCTGGAATTTTCAGTAATTGAAAGTAAACCACAAATAAAACCCCCCaacccatttcttttttatgacaaaaaaccttgaaagaatatgaggggaaaaaaatcaatgccaTTTCTGACCGTAACTCTTAGAATTTGATAAGTATGCAACTAGCCTGGAAGAGGCGCTTTACAGGGACAGCAGTAAAGTTCTAGATCACGACTGGAAGTGCTTTCCGGAGACCTAATCCAACAACCTTGTTGGGcacttggggaaactgaggcccgaaaagcgggggagggggggccgGGGGGGAAATGactgatgtgatttttttttcctttacaaaattACTGCTACGATCCACGGAAAACACTTTTcctgggcacctactgtgtgggGGGCATTGCTGGGATTCAGACTGCCTGCCTATTCACGAGGGCCGTGCTCTTTCCACTCTAACCCCCGGCCTTCCCGGATCGGCGCCCTGGATGTGATCGACACCATGAAGTTGCCCCATAATCCTCTCTGGCAACATAGGATGTAAAATTTGATCAGCTCATTGGATGAAGCCGACAAGTCTCAAAAATGTGTGAAAAGGGGGCCAAGCGGTAGGCAGGCGCCGCGTTGAGGCAGCGCTCCAGCCGGCCCCCCTCCGAGTTCCCAGAGCGGCAGCCGCGGCGGAGCGGGGGTTGGGACCGAGCTGCGGGGCCGCGGCGGCGGCGACCGAGCGGCCGCGGCAGCTGCGGGGAGGCCGCGGCGCCGTTGGGGGGCCGTAGGAGCGGACCGCAGGGCCGGAAGGGGGCAGTGAGGCGGCGCCCGCGGCTGCGGAGTTATCTCCGCGCCGTAGccgggggccgggccgggccgggcggggcggggcggggcggggcggggcgtgcACCAGGGCCGCGGGCGGCGCGCGCCGGAACAGTTGGCCTCCAAGCCCCGCCGCCCGCTCTCCCGCCCGCCGGCGCACGCGGAGGAGGTGGCGGTGGCTGAGCCTGCTGAGGCGCCGGCGGCGGCtgcagaaggaggaggggagctCGGAGCAGGAggtgaggtggaggtggaggagcAAGAGTaggcggaggaggaggcggcTGTAGCGGAGAGGAGCGGCCAGAAGAAGGAGGATGGAGGAGCAGCCGAAGGAGGGCGAGGCCGAGGGCGAGGAGCACTGGTTCTCTAAGTGGGAGCGCCAGTGCCTGGCCGAGGCAGAGCAGGAAGAGGAGTTGCACCCCGATATGCAGGAGGAGGCGACCCCTGAGGCGGCGGGGCTCAAGAGCGAGAAGCAGAAGCTGTGGCACCTCTTCCAGAACTCAGCTACCGCTGTGGCCCAGCTCTACAAGGATACGGGGTGCCAACAGCCAGGACTCTCCTTGTGGGACCCCTTCCAGAGTGCGGCCATGGCTGTGACCAGCCTCTACAAAGAGAGCGGGGATGCCCACCAACGAAGTTTTGACCTGGGCGTCCAGGTTGGCAACCATCGTCGCGTCAAAGATGTGCTGGAATGGGTGAAAAAGGGCCGGAGCACCATCCTTCGAGAAGATCTGATTAGCTTCCTGTGTGGCAAGGTGCCCCCCGCGACTCTGCCGCCGCGCACCCCGAGGGCGCCCCCGAAGCCACCCGCCGGGGCCCCCAGCCAGGCCGCGGCCACCGAATCCGGCTCGTCGGTGGACGTTGACCTGCAGCCGTTCCACGAGGCCATCGCCCTGCACGGCCTCAGCGGTGCCATGGCCAGCATCAGCGTGCAATCTGGAGCGCCCGGCTCCCCGCCTCAAGGCAGCGGTGTGGCCGGCGACGGCCACCGAAGAAGTAGCTTCCTCGAGGACAACTCGAACCCCATCGACTCCGAAGAAGTGGCCCTCCACCTGGACAGTGGGGGGACCCGCAAGCGCACCTCGGCCCAGTGTGGTGATGGCGACACAGACTCCCCAACCCACAAGCGCAACCGAATGATCTAAACTGATCTAAACCACCTCGTGGGTCGCCAGCCACCATATTGCTCGGCCATCAACTTGCTCGTCAAAAGGGTTCTTGAGActgtctcttccttctctaaGTTAAACAAAGAGTTCTATCAGTTTGCCACAAAGAAACTTTAAAAGTATACCAGGACAGGCATCGTTATGATTCTGACTTTCCCAAAAATATAATACTAGCAGAGAACAAGTATAATGTAGTAGTTAGCAAGACCGTTTAATGCAGAAGTATCCGGTCAAGCGGGAGCTTGGTTTATCTTGTTCACAGTTATATTTCTTAGCATCTGGCTCAGTTgctggtgcttaataaatgtttgttgactgaataaatgtgaccttatttaaaaGTCTTAAAGGGGAAGGACTAACAGGTGTTTGCTTGGTTATAGGATACTTTTATCCTTTattgtttggttggttgtttgcTTTaaccgtttttgttttgttttgtttgccagTTCAATTACAtgttatcaaaatgaaaaacttgatATTTTTGTGAAATCTGGAGTTTTCCATTTTTGCTCCACTGTCCCATGCATCTAATTTCTAGAAAGAAACTGCAAGGTGTACATATTAGcctgtgagttttcttttttaaaatagtcattttgGTGATTATGTGATGGGGTAAAGTGCTATGATGGTTGGGCAGGTAATACTTGCTATTGAGTCAATTTAATGCTCTTTTTAGGAATATTAAGCCAACAATTGAGAGCCTGAGATCAAAGATGGCATTCCTGGTGGTGGTCCTTTTTCTTAGGGATATAAAAAGTTCCTTTTTCTGAAGTTAAATCTTTTTGGTGATTTCTGTTTTGAAGTGGAAGCCGAAGTAGAATGAATTTCTGGGTTTTACTTAAGGGTATAGCATGATATAATTAAAAGAGCATGAGCTTTGATATTAAAAGGATCAACAGTAGAATTCTAGCCCCACAGATTCACTGCATGattttgggcaaatcacttaatgtCTATTGACCtcagttttccatctgtaaaatggaactatgTGTCTCCTGAGGTCGTTGTGAGGGTAAGATGAAGTCCATATTTCAAGTACCTAGCACAATGCTTGGCACCTAAAGCATTAATGTTCTCCcttctcaataaataaaaatcagtaaaacattaaaatccactacattttagaaaaagcagaaaaatagatcaaCTTAATCAGTAGAATCTCTGGGTTTGAGTTGGAAACTATTGTTATATAGTTGAAACTTGCCTAAATATCCCAGATCTTGTATTAATTATAAGTGTGTTTAGCTCATGAGTTCTCAGGATCATCCCTCTGGATGTTAGGGCAGACTTGTAGTTCCTAAAATTGCCTGAGGGATGCACCTTGCAGCTGGAGTAGTGAAAGATCTACCTCCTCTGGCCTGAAAGAATATGAGAAGCCGGGTAAGGACGGAAAGGGTGTGGAAGTGCAAGTCCTAGGGACACCTAAAAGGCAAAAGTGCTTCTGAATAGGGGTGAGGTGGAGTAGAGGTGATGAAAGGGGTagactgggtggggtggggggtggaggaggtggaagTGAGGTTATGGAAGGGATGGGGGGAAGTTAGAACGTGCAAATCTCCCCAGGCTCTCCCTAAACCAGTGCATAAAATAGCAATAGTATAAATAGATGAGTAATACCTTGCCCTTAGGTTCACATCAAagagttgtttctgtttttattggtGTGACCTTTGCAATAGATTTGTAATTGAATAAGTGCATTGAAAtaatacaacaaagtgaattccCTAATAGAATAAAAACTTGCTATTGAGGCACTCCACAAGTACATACTGAGGCACCATGCTAGGCCCCAAGAagggatgttaaaaaaacaaaaacaatccttATGCTCACAGAGCACATCCTGGCTTGGAAGATAAATTAATGTAGTCCAGAAAGCACTTCTGATAGTATGCAAAGCACCGAAAGGCTATGCAGAGGAATTCAGAGGCCAGAGGCCTTCCTTACCAAGAGGGTCACAGcttctggaggaggtggcatttgaactgGTGCCCAGAAAAATAGGAAGGGAGGGCACAGGGGATACTAGCAGGGGAAGGATATCTAACAAAGTttgagaaggaggaaaacagTAAACTGGGTTCAGGGGGTCACAGGTGCTGGGTAGGGGGAGGCAGGGGCCAAAGTAGAGGGGGTCTCAAATGCCCGGCTCAGTACTTTAGATTCTGTCCTGGGGCAGGGGGGTGACACCACCCAATCTGTGCTGTAGGAAAATTGGTCTGGCAGGATGCCTGGTTGTCCAGTGCTGACACACTGGAGCAGGGTATAACCAGGGTATCCCTGTTGGACGCTCTTTACTGGGGATGTTGCCATTTGGTTAACCAGGATTGTGGCGATATTTAACTTGACGGGGCTTTCTCTGGGAAGCCTTTGCTCACTTATACCCTCCCACACTTCAAACCATACCAGGTAGGAAGCACCTTCAGTGTGTGTTCTGCACTGCTTCTAGGCTGAGAAAGCCTTCAGTTCCAGCTGCAGAATCTCTTGGGGGCTAGTCTTGAAGTAACAAAGTAGCCATGCCTCTTATCATTCTTCTGCTGCTTGTCTTTGAGAGCCCTCCTCCAGGGAATCACTGGGGCATTCGGGCTGCAAGACTGGCTGAGCCACCGCAGCAATTTTAACAGGTAGGTATAGAGAGTTGTAAGAGGGCATGTCagtatgagggcagggacctcatttgtcttgtttctttctgTAA is from Orcinus orca chromosome X, mOrcOrc1.1, whole genome shotgun sequence and encodes:
- the HAPSTR2 gene encoding telomere attrition and p53 response 1 protein, coding for MEEQPKEGEAEGEEHWFSKWERQCLAEAEQEEELHPDMQEEATPEAAGLKSEKQKLWHLFQNSATAVAQLYKDTGCQQPGLSLWDPFQSAAMAVTSLYKESGDAHQRSFDLGVQVGNHRRVKDVLEWVKKGRSTILREDLISFLCGKVPPATLPPRTPRAPPKPPAGAPSQAAATESGSSVDVDLQPFHEAIALHGLSGAMASISVQSGAPGSPPQGSGVAGDGHRRSSFLEDNSNPIDSEEVALHLDSGGTRKRTSAQCGDGDTDSPTHKRNRMI